In Halorhabdus tiamatea SARL4B, a genomic segment contains:
- the cofG gene encoding 7,8-didemethyl-8-hydroxy-5-deazariboflavin synthase subunit CofG, giving the protein MIPGAEAYDVDVTIDPAERERLLSVGPEDVAGPGEDGGPAALTFARNVFVPLTTACRYTCTYCTYYDPPGQASLLSPEEVREICREGADAGCTEALFTFGDDPDDRYDAIHDQLAEWGHDSIHSYLREACEIALDEGLLPHANPGDQTREQMAQVADVNASMGVMLETTADVDAHAGSRRKEPGQRLATIRTAGELGVPFTTGMLVGIGEDWTDRAESILAIAELHERYGHVQEVIVQPVSPNERWDREPPSLETMGRTVAMARAGLPEAISVQVPPNLARTRELLDCGVDDLGGVSPVTDDHVNPDYAWPALEELRAIADSAGVPLRERLPVYDRYVDEAWLGDPILDAIRAEDAAGERYRAVLESTGQF; this is encoded by the coding sequence GTGATTCCCGGGGCCGAGGCATACGACGTCGACGTCACGATCGATCCCGCCGAGCGCGAGCGACTGCTGTCGGTCGGCCCCGAAGACGTGGCCGGCCCAGGCGAGGACGGCGGGCCGGCGGCACTTACCTTCGCCCGGAACGTCTTCGTCCCGCTGACGACCGCCTGCCGGTACACCTGCACGTACTGCACCTACTACGATCCGCCGGGCCAGGCCTCGTTGCTCTCGCCCGAGGAAGTCCGTGAGATCTGTCGAGAAGGAGCTGACGCCGGCTGTACGGAAGCACTCTTTACCTTCGGCGACGATCCCGACGACCGCTACGACGCAATCCACGACCAACTCGCCGAGTGGGGCCACGACTCGATTCACTCCTATCTCCGGGAGGCCTGCGAGATTGCCCTCGACGAGGGGTTGCTCCCGCACGCGAACCCGGGTGATCAGACCCGCGAGCAGATGGCCCAGGTCGCCGACGTCAACGCCAGCATGGGCGTGATGCTCGAGACGACAGCCGACGTCGACGCCCACGCGGGCTCGCGCCGAAAGGAGCCGGGCCAGCGACTCGCGACCATCCGGACCGCGGGCGAACTCGGCGTCCCCTTCACGACCGGGATGCTGGTCGGCATCGGCGAGGACTGGACGGATCGCGCCGAGAGCATCCTGGCGATCGCCGAGCTGCACGAACGGTACGGCCACGTCCAGGAGGTGATCGTCCAGCCCGTCTCGCCGAACGAGCGCTGGGACCGCGAGCCGCCGAGCCTGGAGACGATGGGCCGGACGGTCGCGATGGCACGGGCCGGATTGCCCGAGGCGATCAGCGTCCAGGTCCCGCCGAACCTGGCCCGGACGCGCGAGCTCCTCGACTGTGGGGTCGACGACCTCGGGGGTGTCTCGCCGGTCACCGACGACCACGTCAACCCGGACTACGCCTGGCCGGCCCTCGAGGAACTCCGGGCGATCGCCGACAGTGCGGGCGTCCCACTGCGCGAGCGGTTGCCCGTCTACGACCGCTACGTCGACGAGGCGTGGCTCGGCGACCCGATTCTCGACGCGATCCGGGCCGAGGACGCGGCCGGCGAGCGATACCGGGCGGTACTCGAGTCGACCGGCCAGTTCTGA
- a CDS encoding MATE family efflux transporter has product MNDRSPDDESDPSADDRLESPPTTSPPPDPDGDQTEDDPAGDDGSANSITEGSLIRPLIGLAWPIVVIQLLQVTYNIADTLWLGRLSADAVGAISLAFPLIFLLIAVAGGFTTAGAILVAQYTGAKGDRSAGLVTGQTVSFVGLLSVVIGVVGYFYTRPALELLPSDPETSASVIPLAADYMEVIFMGIPLMFGFFIFSALMRGYGDTRTPMFVMVVSVALNVFADPFFIFGFADNPLFSWLGLGGLEATLHAATGFTGLGIEGAALATILSRGVGTAIGLWLLFGTGIGPAVTFEHLRPDFEVIEDIVRLGTPSMVEQSTSALAMITLTAMIVTFTPPVVAAYGLGNRLISLVFLPAMGLGRAIDTMVGQNLGADRADRASRATWLAAGTGAGVMAVVAVIAVVFTEPIVAVFMGDVPDAAATIANGVEYVRIRSVEFAFIGVTQVILGAFRGAGNTRTAMVISILTLWIGRVGSVYVLVFALGWGATGVWVGMALGNIVGAVIGVAWFLRGTWTERYIDEPAVDAEETIS; this is encoded by the coding sequence GTGAACGACCGCTCTCCCGACGACGAGTCGGACCCGTCTGCGGACGACCGACTCGAGTCCCCACCCACGACGTCTCCCCCTCCAGACCCCGACGGAGACCAGACGGAGGACGACCCAGCCGGCGACGACGGGTCGGCGAACTCCATCACCGAAGGGAGTCTCATCCGGCCGCTGATCGGACTCGCGTGGCCGATCGTCGTCATCCAGCTGTTGCAGGTCACCTACAACATCGCCGACACGCTGTGGCTCGGCCGGCTGTCGGCCGACGCCGTCGGCGCGATCAGCCTCGCCTTCCCGCTGATCTTCCTGTTGATCGCCGTCGCCGGCGGCTTTACGACCGCTGGAGCTATTCTCGTTGCCCAGTACACCGGCGCGAAAGGCGACCGGTCGGCTGGCCTCGTGACCGGCCAGACGGTCAGCTTTGTCGGACTGCTGTCGGTCGTGATCGGGGTCGTCGGGTACTTCTACACCCGTCCTGCGCTCGAACTCCTGCCGAGCGACCCGGAGACGTCGGCGTCGGTCATCCCGCTTGCGGCCGACTACATGGAAGTCATCTTCATGGGGATCCCGCTGATGTTCGGCTTTTTCATCTTCTCGGCGCTCATGCGGGGCTACGGCGACACGCGGACCCCGATGTTCGTGATGGTCGTATCCGTGGCGTTGAACGTCTTCGCCGACCCCTTCTTCATCTTCGGGTTCGCCGACAATCCGCTGTTTTCGTGGCTCGGCCTCGGTGGGCTGGAAGCCACCCTGCACGCGGCGACCGGCTTCACTGGGCTCGGTATCGAAGGTGCGGCGCTGGCGACGATCCTCTCGCGTGGGGTCGGGACCGCGATCGGCCTCTGGCTGTTGTTCGGGACGGGAATCGGCCCCGCCGTCACGTTCGAGCACCTGCGGCCCGACTTCGAGGTCATCGAGGATATCGTTCGACTGGGGACCCCGAGCATGGTCGAGCAATCGACCAGCGCGCTGGCGATGATCACACTGACGGCCATGATCGTCACGTTCACGCCGCCGGTCGTGGCGGCCTACGGCCTGGGCAATCGCCTCATCTCGCTGGTCTTTCTGCCGGCGATGGGGTTGGGCCGGGCGATCGACACGATGGTCGGCCAGAATCTGGGGGCCGATCGGGCCGATCGGGCCTCGCGGGCGACCTGGCTGGCCGCCGGGACCGGCGCGGGCGTGATGGCGGTCGTGGCTGTCATCGCGGTGGTGTTCACCGAACCCATCGTCGCCGTGTTCATGGGCGACGTGCCCGATGCCGCCGCGACCATCGCTAACGGGGTCGAATACGTCCGGATCCGGTCGGTCGAGTTCGCCTTCATCGGCGTGACGCAGGTTATCCTCGGAGCTTTCCGGGGGGCCGGAAACACCCGCACGGCGATGGTCATCTCGATTCTGACGCTGTGGATCGGCCGGGTCGGGAGCGTCTACGTCCTCGTGTTCGCTCTCGGGTGGGGCGCGACCGGCGTCTGGGTCGGGATGGCGCTCGGCAACATCGTCGGTGCAGTCATCGGCGTCGCGTGGTTCCTCCGGGGCACCTGGACGGAGCGATACATCGACGAACCCGCCGTCGACGCCGAGGAGACAATCTCGTGA
- a CDS encoding signal peptidase I — MNPTDFDWRRLGTIAVVLVFLFVLGAVLVTTVPQLAGADHSFVVRSDSMSPSIDAGAVVLVSDVPADRIEREDVITYVESENAGSTTRVTHRVVDIETADDQLQFRTKGDANDNPDEQLVAASNVVGVVQFHVPLIGYLIAFAGSTTGLVTLVVVPATLLVVSEMWSLYTDVTESEEGETS; from the coding sequence ATGAATCCGACAGACTTCGACTGGAGACGACTCGGAACCATCGCAGTAGTCCTCGTTTTCCTGTTCGTTTTGGGCGCGGTACTCGTCACGACAGTCCCACAACTCGCGGGTGCTGACCACAGTTTCGTCGTCCGTTCTGACAGTATGTCGCCTAGTATCGACGCCGGAGCCGTCGTTCTCGTCAGTGACGTCCCCGCGGATCGCATCGAACGAGAGGACGTGATCACCTACGTAGAATCTGAGAATGCTGGGAGTACAACCCGGGTCACACACCGCGTCGTCGATATCGAAACGGCTGATGACCAACTGCAGTTCCGTACCAAGGGCGATGCGAACGACAACCCCGACGAGCAACTCGTCGCAGCTTCGAACGTCGTCGGCGTCGTGCAGTTTCACGTCCCGTTGATCGGCTATCTGATCGCCTTTGCGGGATCGACGACGGGACTCGTCACCCTCGTCGTCGTGCCAGCGACTCTGTTGGTCGTCTCGGAAATGTGGTCGCTGTACACGGACGTAACGGAGTCGGAGGAGGGGGAGACGTCGTGA
- a CDS encoding TasA family protein yields the protein MIDFDIKLTRRRVLASILVIGLAAAAAGVGTFALFSDETTSDNSIQAGDLTLDPVSSNFSVTGLYPTESTGMQSISTTYEAGVAANLTVDVSVDDNSNFSQQLDVNTAELNAGGTDIGSFSGGTLADLTGTYENVATLGGGDTITVNANFTLGEDTGNDYQGDSVGITVTFNATQQT from the coding sequence ATGATTGACTTCGATATCAAGCTCACGAGACGGCGCGTACTGGCAAGCATACTAGTCATCGGACTCGCGGCGGCAGCGGCCGGTGTGGGGACGTTCGCACTGTTCAGCGACGAGACGACATCCGATAACAGTATCCAGGCAGGCGATTTGACTCTGGATCCCGTTAGTAGCAATTTCTCCGTTACTGGCCTCTATCCCACGGAAAGTACAGGCATGCAGTCGATCAGCACGACGTACGAGGCGGGCGTCGCCGCTAACCTGACTGTTGACGTATCGGTCGACGACAATTCTAATTTCTCCCAGCAGTTAGACGTCAACACCGCTGAACTCAACGCAGGTGGAACAGACATTGGCTCCTTCTCGGGTGGAACCCTTGCCGACCTTACTGGCACCTACGAAAACGTTGCAACGCTCGGCGGGGGCGACACGATCACGGTAAATGCTAACTTTACTCTCGGGGAAGATACTGGCAACGACTACCAGGGCGATAGTGTCGGTATCACGGTGACGTTCAACGCCACCCAACAGACGTAA
- a CDS encoding NAD-binding protein: protein MIFALGVGAQLLAARWRLPSIIFYIAAGLAIGPLSGLVLPERLFSLSTFGAAPLSAIVGLSVAIIVFEGAFHLHLDRLREAPAATFRLVTLGAGIALVGTAVAVKLAFAETTWGLSFLIGALLVATGPTVIAPILQVVPVRDRVAAALETEGIVNDVTAAITAVVVFEVIVLSGAPPVELLSAFAERLGQGVLVGGIVAGTIYYLLRYVDLSPGDAPRNARLLVLAGAIVAYAGANYLSGEAGVAAAATAGIVLGNLDIPYEEEITAFKGDVTLLVLSFVFITLAAILELGVLFDVLVPGLLVAVAVAVFIRPLLMYVSTVGGRFTFGERAFMSFVGPRGIIPASVATLFAIELQSQGMAAEANILIGTVFLVILATAVVEGGLARYVAQYFDVIPMRVIIVGGGRVGRALADRLEARGENVVIVEDDETQVEAIRNDGFTAIIGDGTDTDVLREAGANNAKTVVAATGDDDTNLLVAQLASTNFEIEDVIARANNPDNVEAFEDLGVRTISSSMAVAWAMDNQIERPALAGWMTDIDRVGDVQEVEVTSENLIGRQIKDIGPDLPDSCLIALVNRDGETIVPSADYTIEAGDKVTLLGESDAVRKGMAFCQE from the coding sequence ATGATCTTCGCGCTGGGTGTCGGCGCACAGTTGCTGGCCGCGCGCTGGCGACTCCCGAGTATCATCTTCTACATCGCGGCCGGGCTGGCGATCGGCCCGCTGTCCGGGCTCGTACTACCGGAGCGGCTGTTCTCGCTTTCGACGTTCGGTGCGGCACCCCTCTCGGCGATCGTCGGGCTCTCGGTGGCGATCATCGTCTTCGAGGGGGCCTTTCACCTCCACCTCGATCGGTTACGCGAGGCCCCGGCGGCGACGTTCCGGCTGGTCACCCTCGGTGCTGGCATCGCGCTTGTCGGGACGGCCGTCGCCGTCAAGCTCGCTTTCGCCGAGACCACCTGGGGACTGTCCTTTCTGATCGGTGCGTTGCTCGTCGCGACGGGGCCGACCGTCATCGCCCCGATCCTGCAGGTCGTTCCAGTCCGGGACCGCGTCGCCGCCGCACTCGAAACGGAGGGGATCGTCAACGACGTGACCGCGGCGATCACGGCGGTCGTGGTCTTCGAGGTGATTGTCCTCAGCGGTGCGCCGCCTGTCGAGTTACTCAGCGCGTTCGCCGAGCGTCTCGGCCAGGGCGTCCTCGTCGGCGGGATCGTCGCCGGCACGATCTACTACCTGTTGCGGTACGTCGATCTCTCACCGGGGGACGCTCCCCGGAACGCCCGGCTGTTGGTCCTGGCGGGCGCGATCGTCGCGTACGCCGGCGCGAACTACCTCTCGGGCGAAGCCGGGGTCGCCGCCGCCGCGACGGCGGGGATCGTCCTGGGCAATCTGGACATCCCCTACGAGGAGGAGATCACGGCCTTCAAAGGCGACGTGACGCTGCTGGTGCTCTCGTTCGTCTTCATTACGCTGGCGGCGATCCTCGAACTGGGCGTCCTCTTTGACGTTCTGGTCCCCGGACTGCTCGTGGCCGTGGCGGTCGCGGTCTTCATCCGGCCGCTGTTGATGTACGTCTCGACGGTTGGCGGTCGGTTTACGTTCGGCGAACGGGCGTTCATGAGCTTCGTCGGCCCGCGTGGGATCATCCCCGCGTCCGTCGCGACGCTGTTCGCCATCGAACTGCAGTCACAGGGGATGGCGGCGGAGGCCAACATCCTCATCGGTACGGTCTTCCTCGTCATCCTCGCCACGGCCGTCGTCGAGGGCGGTCTGGCACGCTACGTCGCACAATACTTTGACGTGATACCAATGCGAGTCATCATCGTGGGCGGCGGCCGCGTCGGCCGCGCGCTCGCCGACCGTCTCGAAGCGCGTGGAGAGAACGTCGTCATCGTCGAAGACGACGAAACACAGGTCGAAGCCATCCGCAACGACGGCTTCACCGCTATCATCGGGGACGGCACGGATACCGATGTCTTGCGGGAGGCCGGCGCGAACAACGCCAAGACGGTCGTCGCCGCGACTGGCGACGACGACACCAACCTGCTGGTCGCCCAACTCGCGAGCACGAACTTCGAAATCGAGGACGTCATCGCTCGGGCGAACAACCCCGACAACGTCGAGGCCTTCGAGGATCTGGGTGTGCGGACGATCTCCTCCTCGATGGCGGTCGCGTGGGCTATGGACAACCAGATCGAGCGCCCCGCACTCGCGGGCTGGATGACGGACATCGACCGCGTCGGCGACGTCCAGGAGGTCGAAGTCACCAGCGAGAACCTGATCGGGCGACAGATCAAGGATATCGGGCCGGATCTGCCCGATTCGTGTCTGATCGCCCTGGTCAACCGTGACGGCGAAACCATCGTTCCGAGCGCCGACTACACGATCGAGGCCGGCGACAAGGTGACGCTCCTGGGCGAGAGCGACGCCGTCCGGAAGGGTATGGCCTTCTGCCAGGAGTGA
- a CDS encoding MBL fold metallo-hydrolase produces the protein MGFGDVRQVATGSCSDLWFVDTGMYEVIEYGSVYVLDAERPAIVETGIGTHSDRILDAIETVGLAPEDIEVIAVTHVHLDHAGGAGFLAEACPNATIVVQEIGAPHLADPERLWAGTKQAVGEQITHYVEPDPVPDARIRAVEDGDRVDLGDHSLIAHHAPGHAPHQVVYEDPANDAVFTGDAAGLYVPTRDDVLPTSPPPDFDLEQALRDVELLQELAPETLLYSHFGPAMATDQLERYARTLSDWVQAVAAARNELEDDDAVIEHFAGETAAGEVWGAEKGRGETAMNVRGVLQYLDYSTR, from the coding sequence ATGGGATTCGGTGACGTTCGGCAGGTCGCGACTGGCTCGTGTTCGGACCTCTGGTTCGTCGACACTGGCATGTACGAGGTGATCGAGTACGGCTCGGTGTACGTTCTCGACGCCGAGCGACCGGCGATCGTCGAGACTGGCATCGGCACCCACTCCGATCGGATCCTCGACGCGATCGAGACAGTCGGTCTGGCTCCCGAAGACATCGAGGTCATCGCCGTCACGCACGTCCATCTCGATCACGCAGGTGGGGCTGGCTTTCTCGCCGAGGCGTGTCCGAACGCCACGATCGTCGTCCAGGAGATCGGTGCACCCCATCTGGCCGATCCCGAACGACTCTGGGCGGGAACCAAACAGGCCGTCGGCGAGCAGATCACGCACTACGTCGAACCGGACCCCGTCCCCGACGCGCGAATTCGGGCAGTCGAGGACGGCGATCGCGTCGATCTGGGTGATCACTCGCTGATCGCCCACCACGCGCCCGGTCACGCCCCACACCAGGTCGTCTACGAGGACCCCGCAAACGACGCCGTCTTCACCGGCGACGCGGCCGGGTTGTACGTCCCCACGCGTGACGACGTGCTTCCGACCTCGCCGCCGCCGGACTTCGACTTAGAGCAGGCCCTGCGGGACGTCGAGTTGCTGCAGGAACTCGCGCCCGAGACGCTGCTTTACTCCCATTTCGGCCCGGCGATGGCGACCGATCAGCTGGAACGGTACGCCCGGACTCTGAGCGACTGGGTTCAGGCGGTCGCCGCGGCCCGCAACGAACTCGAAGACGACGACGCCGTAATCGAGCACTTCGCCGGCGAGACGGCGGCCGGCGAGGTCTGGGGGGCCGAGAAGGGACGAGGAGAGACAGCTATGAACGTTCGGGGCGTCCTCCAGTATCTGGATTATAGCACACGATGA
- a CDS encoding hemagglutinin repeat-containing protein, with protein sequence MSSRRLLAVAVIAGVFVAGVGFSAGATTYGMFSDSATGSGSIQAADTFDGSPPGGDAWDDKDGDGFYDSDESTYSEEQLYEFNDPSANLVIPDGMGKVKAKNDGVSITAGDINSKVTIESGTGPVSLTATQGDVTVTGSKVKSKNSAVTVIANETLNIADTTIDANDAIDLSADQISAQRSDIKSKNGNVILSATDGDLLLDSATVEGPTGNIEFESNGDMSLASATLKTKQGGMITANLTTKTGTLFVDNTDIRDSDDRLIYEPDITLSGTPTKGCVEHSDGNTVRCG encoded by the coding sequence GTGAGTTCGCGCCGACTTCTCGCCGTTGCCGTGATCGCGGGCGTGTTCGTCGCCGGTGTCGGATTCAGTGCCGGCGCGACGACCTACGGGATGTTCAGCGATTCAGCGACCGGCAGCGGGTCGATCCAGGCAGCGGACACGTTCGACGGGTCTCCTCCAGGAGGGGACGCGTGGGACGACAAAGATGGGGATGGATTCTACGATTCGGATGAGTCAACATACTCTGAAGAACAACTCTACGAATTTAATGATCCATCTGCGAACCTCGTTATTCCTGATGGTATGGGTAAAGTCAAAGCGAAGAATGACGGCGTTTCAATAACTGCAGGGGATATCAATTCGAAAGTTACGATAGAATCGGGTACTGGCCCTGTCAGTCTTACCGCCACACAGGGTGACGTCACAGTCACGGGTTCGAAGGTCAAATCGAAGAACAGTGCTGTCACCGTTATCGCCAACGAAACGCTCAACATCGCCGATACAACGATCGATGCAAATGACGCGATCGACTTATCGGCCGATCAGATCTCCGCTCAACGATCGGACATCAAATCCAAGAACGGCAATGTGATTCTGTCAGCCACTGATGGGGATCTTTTGCTCGACTCGGCCACTGTCGAAGGCCCAACAGGCAATATTGAATTCGAATCAAATGGCGACATGAGCCTTGCTTCTGCCACACTCAAAACCAAACAAGGTGGCATGATCACGGCCAATCTTACGACGAAAACTGGGACATTGTTCGTCGATAACACTGACATTCGAGATTCTGATGATAGACTGATCTACGAACCAGACATAACATTGTCCGGGACTCCAACGAAGGGATGTGTTGAACACTCCGACGGAAACACCGTCCGATGTGGCTAA
- the cofH gene encoding 7,8-didemethyl-8-hydroxy-5-deazariboflavin synthase subunit CofH, whose protein sequence is MAAFDAGTNVPREHFDFEYRPASEQSFENALAKARAGERLTVEDAIELLTTGSDRGGIDRERKEAVLEAADRRRAAVVGEEVTVVANLNNNVTTACDTGCLFCNFKDSAEQFRADRPDDHPGFTKTPAESREIVADAVERGIYEVTSVSGLHPALALDDEHREILEAVGPEDRGALNYRSPEAYTTDPGTYAEQIEAMSVDGVHVHSMTPEEAAHARRGTDWDYREVYRRLADAGLDSVPGTAAEILVEEVRDVICPAKIDTDGWLEAMEAAADVGLDVTSTIMYGHVENEAHRARHLKRVRDLQDRTGAITEFVPLSFVHPNTPLAENGMVESGPSQSEDELMIAVSRLFLDNVEHIQSSWVKYGDEFGLKLLSCGADDFMGTILSEEITARAGGEFGQYRSFADYDELVRSIGRIPVERSTDYRQREPIRGDPPGPRLGPQADGTPLIE, encoded by the coding sequence ATGGCTGCGTTCGACGCGGGGACGAACGTCCCCCGGGAGCACTTCGACTTCGAGTATCGGCCCGCGAGCGAGCAGTCCTTCGAGAACGCACTCGCGAAAGCCCGCGCAGGCGAACGCCTGACCGTCGAGGACGCGATCGAGTTACTGACGACGGGTTCGGACCGCGGCGGGATCGACCGCGAGCGCAAGGAGGCCGTCCTCGAGGCCGCCGATCGCCGCCGGGCCGCGGTCGTCGGCGAGGAAGTCACCGTCGTCGCCAACCTCAACAACAACGTCACGACCGCGTGTGACACCGGGTGTCTGTTCTGTAACTTCAAGGACAGCGCCGAGCAGTTCCGGGCCGACCGCCCCGACGATCACCCGGGATTCACCAAGACGCCCGCCGAGTCCCGTGAGATCGTCGCAGACGCCGTCGAACGCGGTATCTACGAGGTGACCTCCGTCTCGGGATTGCACCCCGCCTTGGCCCTCGACGACGAGCACCGCGAGATCCTGGAGGCTGTCGGTCCCGAGGACAGAGGCGCACTGAATTACCGCTCGCCGGAGGCCTACACCACCGATCCCGGCACGTACGCCGAACAGATCGAGGCGATGTCCGTCGACGGCGTCCACGTTCACTCGATGACGCCCGAGGAGGCCGCCCACGCCCGGCGGGGAACCGACTGGGACTACCGCGAGGTCTATCGTCGACTCGCCGACGCCGGCCTCGACAGCGTGCCGGGCACCGCCGCGGAGATCCTCGTCGAGGAAGTCCGGGACGTGATCTGTCCGGCCAAGATCGACACGGATGGCTGGCTCGAAGCGATGGAAGCCGCTGCCGACGTGGGCCTCGACGTCACCTCGACGATCATGTACGGCCACGTCGAGAACGAGGCCCACCGGGCGCGACACCTGAAACGGGTCCGCGATCTTCAGGACCGGACGGGCGCGATCACGGAGTTCGTGCCGCTCTCTTTCGTCCACCCGAACACGCCCCTCGCCGAGAACGGGATGGTCGAGAGCGGTCCCTCGCAATCCGAGGACGAGCTCATGATCGCCGTCTCGCGGCTGTTCCTCGACAACGTCGAGCACATTCAGTCGTCGTGGGTCAAGTACGGCGACGAGTTCGGGCTGAAGCTGTTATCCTGTGGCGCGGACGACTTCATGGGGACCATCCTCTCCGAGGAGATCACGGCCCGTGCAGGCGGGGAGTTCGGCCAGTACCGCTCGTTCGCGGACTACGACGAACTCGTTCGGTCGATCGGCCGGATCCCCGTCGAACGGTCGACCGATTACCGACAGCGGGAACCGATCCGCGGCGATCCGCCGGGCCCGCGACTCGGGCCACAGGCCGATGGGACACCACTGATCGAGTGA
- a CDS encoding 50S ribosomal protein L40e has translation MAQFDKAAGRILDKQICMRCNARNPERADRCRKCGYGKLRPKAKEPRNA, from the coding sequence ATGGCTCAATTCGACAAGGCGGCAGGGCGAATCCTCGACAAGCAGATCTGTATGCGGTGTAACGCTCGCAACCCCGAGCGTGCCGACCGCTGCCGGAAGTGTGGGTACGGCAAGCTTCGCCCGAAGGCCAAGGAACCCCGTAACGCCTGA
- a CDS encoding DUF7577 domain-containing protein: MRESLRSALAWQALALVCYFAGVTLFVLGAVGPFLAPPERSLANLTTVDLLLVVASLVLFATGGTASAKSGWRNSLPAGSPWGTQPERSSRGEPSYGADREADREPPTAYEDGELYVRCPECGAKNETTYSYCGECSSELPRL, encoded by the coding sequence ATGCGCGAGTCACTTCGATCGGCGCTCGCCTGGCAGGCGCTCGCGCTCGTCTGTTACTTCGCCGGCGTCACCCTCTTCGTCCTCGGGGCTGTCGGGCCGTTTCTCGCCCCGCCGGAGCGGTCGCTCGCGAACCTGACGACCGTCGACCTCCTGCTCGTCGTCGCCAGCCTCGTGCTGTTCGCTACCGGCGGCACGGCAAGCGCAAAGAGCGGGTGGCGAAACTCGTTGCCCGCTGGCTCGCCGTGGGGAACCCAGCCCGAGCGATCGAGCCGCGGGGAACCCAGCTACGGGGCCGATCGCGAAGCCGACCGCGAGCCACCCACGGCGTACGAAGACGGCGAACTGTACGTTCGATGTCCGGAATGTGGCGCGAAAAACGAGACGACCTACTCGTATTGCGGGGAGTGTTCGAGCGAGTTACCACGGCTGTGA
- a CDS encoding sodium:calcium antiporter, with the protein MTTTAHVFDVAIIALASGAIWLGSGWLEGASDRLATHYGLPQVVQGAVIAAVGSSMPELATVVIAGLAGSLALGVGGIVGSAIFNVLVIPALASLLTDEPLESNRTLVYKEAQFYMLAVSVLLITFALGVIYYPVGGVSLEGTITRPLALLPFGLYGLYVFIQYQDTADHRASTVPPAAENDIEPGRQWGLLAAGLLVIVVAVHFLVESVSALGEAFGVPAFLLGVTIIAAATSAPDALVSVRAAREQRGVTSLANVLGSNTFDLLVAIPVGVLIVGAETVDFAMAVPMFGVLTAATIALFTVLRTDLRLSDREAFGLLVIYGAFVGWVILETLGVLVDLLPNA; encoded by the coding sequence ATGACCACGACTGCCCACGTGTTCGACGTCGCGATTATCGCCCTCGCGTCAGGCGCAATCTGGCTCGGTAGTGGCTGGCTCGAAGGGGCCAGCGACCGACTGGCAACCCACTACGGCCTTCCGCAGGTCGTTCAGGGGGCCGTGATCGCGGCCGTCGGCTCGAGCATGCCCGAACTCGCGACCGTCGTGATCGCGGGATTGGCCGGCTCGCTCGCGCTCGGCGTCGGCGGGATCGTCGGCTCGGCGATCTTCAACGTCCTCGTCATCCCCGCTCTCGCCAGCCTCCTGACCGACGAGCCACTCGAGTCCAACCGCACCCTCGTCTACAAGGAAGCCCAGTTCTACATGCTCGCGGTCTCGGTCCTGTTGATCACCTTCGCACTGGGTGTCATCTACTATCCCGTCGGAGGCGTCAGTCTGGAGGGGACGATCACCCGCCCGCTCGCACTCCTCCCCTTTGGCCTCTACGGGCTCTACGTCTTCATCCAGTACCAGGATACCGCCGACCACCGGGCGAGCACCGTCCCTCCGGCGGCGGAAAACGACATCGAGCCGGGTCGACAGTGGGGCTTGCTCGCAGCTGGGCTGCTCGTGATCGTCGTCGCGGTCCACTTCCTCGTCGAGTCGGTGTCCGCCCTTGGCGAAGCCTTCGGTGTCCCCGCGTTCCTTCTCGGCGTGACGATCATCGCGGCAGCGACCAGTGCGCCGGACGCACTCGTTAGCGTCCGGGCAGCCCGCGAACAGCGCGGCGTCACGTCGTTGGCGAACGTCCTCGGCTCGAACACGTTCGACTTGCTGGTAGCAATCCCCGTCGGCGTCCTCATCGTGGGTGCCGAGACGGTCGACTTTGCGATGGCCGTCCCGATGTTCGGCGTGCTGACGGCGGCGACAATCGCGCTCTTTACAGTCCTCCGGACGGACCTCCGACTCTCGGATCGGGAAGCGTTCGGACTGCTCGTGATCTACGGGGCTTTCGTGGGCTGGGTGATCCTCGAGACGCTCGGGGTACTCGTTGATCTGCTGCCCAACGCGTGA